A genomic stretch from Rhodanobacter soli includes:
- a CDS encoding CheR family methyltransferase: MNAVSGVLDDNTIAMASAGPLLGKAEFEYLRAFVLEHCGIALGEHKHQLMQGRLLRRLRALGLSNFASYCDLLRRDPYSELGELASAISTNVTAFFREVHHYDLLVNELLPRWLHEKRREGDRLRIWSAGCSTGEEPYALAMVLAEAIEQSGSKVDARILATDLSPQALETARKGVYPLERLAGISAERCRRWMLRGEGEYDGLACVHPRLRELVTIEPLNLLHPWPMRGPFDAIFCRNVVIYFDQPTKQRLFRRYAELLPVGGYLFLGHSESLHGVNDQFELIGRTVHRKIGG; the protein is encoded by the coding sequence GTGAATGCGGTGTCCGGCGTGCTCGATGACAACACTATCGCGATGGCCAGCGCCGGCCCGCTGTTGGGGAAGGCCGAGTTCGAATACCTGCGGGCCTTCGTGCTGGAGCATTGCGGCATCGCACTGGGCGAGCACAAGCATCAGCTGATGCAGGGCCGACTGCTGCGCCGACTGCGCGCACTGGGCCTGTCGAACTTCGCCAGCTATTGCGATTTGCTGCGGCGCGATCCATACAGCGAGCTGGGCGAGCTGGCCAGCGCCATCAGCACCAACGTGACGGCGTTCTTCCGCGAAGTGCACCATTACGATCTGCTGGTCAACGAGCTGCTGCCGCGCTGGCTGCACGAAAAACGCCGTGAGGGCGATCGCCTGCGGATCTGGTCGGCGGGCTGCTCCACCGGCGAAGAGCCCTACGCGCTGGCGATGGTGCTGGCCGAGGCGATCGAGCAGAGCGGTAGCAAGGTGGACGCCAGAATCCTGGCCACTGACCTGTCGCCGCAGGCGTTGGAAACCGCACGCAAGGGCGTGTATCCGCTGGAGCGCCTCGCCGGCATCAGCGCGGAGCGCTGCCGGCGCTGGATGCTGCGCGGCGAGGGCGAGTATGACGGGCTGGCGTGTGTGCATCCGCGCCTGCGCGAGCTGGTCACCATCGAGCCGCTGAACCTGCTGCACCCGTGGCCGATGCGCGGTCCGTTCGACGCGATCTTCTGCCGCAACGTGGTGATCTATTTCGACCAGCCGACCAAGCAGCGGCTGTTTCGCCGCTACGCCGAGTTGCTGCCGGTGGGTGGTTATCTGTTTCTCGGCCACTCCGAATCGCTGCACGGCGTCAACGACCAGTTCGAGCTCATCGGCCGCACGGTCCACCGGAAGATCGGCGGATGA
- the motD gene encoding flagellar motor protein MotD, translating to MRRHKHEEHINHEAWAIPYADLMTLLLAFFVVMYAVSVVNEGKFRVMSESLIEAFNGSSHAIAPLPPTRIRPHNIAPAIAAPAGQSGSSIVPIAVPIPPHPVPASGGTGREAGRQSKQQENLGRIEDQVRKALQPLIDRKLVVVRHKPDWLEIEIRTDILFPSGVAQLSEPANAVLRDLAAILARFANPLRVEGFTDDVPISNALYPSNWELSAARAASVARLFSMTGIAPARLGIIGWGEMRPIADNATVEGRNQNRRVLVVVMSDRPAAPRDHTTPEHVDEVTGLAASPAPAVEMMPTVRVSSGSSGTPAQVAGGAENPALPDVVAGHAGGAAHRTNSSK from the coding sequence ATGAGAAGGCACAAGCACGAGGAACACATCAATCACGAGGCCTGGGCGATCCCCTATGCCGACCTGATGACCTTGCTGCTCGCGTTCTTCGTGGTGATGTATGCGGTCTCGGTGGTCAACGAAGGCAAGTTCCGGGTGATGTCCGAATCGCTGATCGAGGCGTTCAACGGCTCCAGCCACGCCATCGCGCCGCTGCCGCCGACGCGGATCCGGCCGCACAACATCGCCCCGGCGATCGCCGCGCCGGCCGGCCAGTCGGGTTCGTCGATCGTGCCGATCGCGGTGCCGATCCCGCCGCATCCGGTGCCGGCGAGCGGCGGCACCGGCCGCGAGGCGGGCCGCCAGTCGAAGCAGCAGGAAAACCTGGGGCGCATCGAGGACCAGGTGCGCAAGGCGCTGCAGCCGCTGATCGACCGCAAGCTGGTGGTGGTGCGGCACAAGCCGGACTGGCTGGAGATCGAGATCCGCACCGACATCCTGTTCCCCAGCGGCGTGGCGCAGCTGTCGGAGCCGGCCAATGCGGTGCTGCGCGACCTGGCGGCGATCCTGGCCCGCTTCGCCAACCCGCTGCGGGTGGAGGGTTTCACCGACGATGTGCCGATCAGCAACGCGTTGTATCCGTCGAACTGGGAACTGTCGGCGGCGCGCGCGGCCAGCGTGGCGCGCCTGTTCTCCATGACCGGAATCGCCCCCGCGCGGCTCGGCATCATCGGCTGGGGCGAAATGCGCCCGATCGCCGACAACGCCACCGTGGAAGGCCGCAACCAGAACCGGCGCGTGCTGGTGGTGGTGATGAGCGATCGCCCGGCCGCGCCGCGCGATCACACCACGCCCGAGCACGTCGATGAGGTGACCGGACTGGCGGCCTCGCCGGCACCGGCCGTCGAGATGATGCCCACGGTGCGCGTCAGCAGTGGCAGCAGCGGCACGCCGGCCCAGGTGGCCGGCGGCGCCGAAAATCCCGCGCTGCCCGATGTCGTCGCCGGGCACGCCGGTGGGGCGGCTCACCGTACCAACTCGAGCAAGTGA
- the cheD gene encoding chemoreceptor glutamine deamidase CheD, whose amino-acid sequence MTLLADRRKPSADPSAVLPGFEHLRRYWDPAQACMTVKVLPGEFYVSTQNELVTTVLGSCVSACIHDARRGIGGMNHFMLPEPRGERDSWTATASRAARYGSDAMEQLINAILVAGGQRADLQVKIFGGGRVLAQLTDIGQRNIDFVQHYIATEKLNLCASDLGDVYPRQVQFFPNSGRARVRLLRRHDDVQLVADEPGYLKRLANDPIKGEVELF is encoded by the coding sequence ATGACTCTGCTGGCCGATCGCCGCAAACCCTCGGCCGATCCCTCAGCGGTGCTGCCGGGCTTCGAGCATTTGCGGCGGTACTGGGATCCGGCGCAGGCATGCATGACGGTGAAAGTGCTGCCCGGCGAGTTCTACGTCAGCACGCAGAATGAGCTGGTTACCACCGTACTCGGCTCCTGCGTATCGGCGTGCATCCACGATGCGCGCCGCGGCATCGGCGGCATGAATCATTTCATGCTGCCGGAGCCGCGCGGCGAGCGCGACAGCTGGACCGCCACTGCGAGCCGCGCGGCGCGCTACGGCAGCGATGCGATGGAACAGCTGATCAACGCCATCCTTGTCGCCGGCGGCCAGCGCGCCGACCTGCAGGTCAAGATATTCGGCGGTGGCCGGGTGCTGGCGCAGCTGACCGACATCGGCCAGCGCAATATCGATTTCGTGCAGCACTACATCGCCACCGAAAAACTGAATCTGTGTGCGTCGGATCTCGGCGACGTGTATCCGCGGCAGGTGCAATTTTTTCCCAACAGCGGCCGCGCACGCGTGCGGCTGTTGCGTCGCCACGACGATGTGCAGTTGGTGGCCGATGAGCCCGGCTACCTCAAGCGTTTGGCAAATGACCCGATAAAGGGTGAGGTCGAGCTTTTCTAG
- a CDS encoding flagellar motor protein: MDLVSIIGTILAFVVIIVGTVLKGSTVGALWNAAAFVIVFAGTAAALLVQTQGKVLKHAFKMLSMVYRPPQHRPSDLISRIVGWSEISRRQGLLGLEPQIEAEVDPFVSKGLQLLVDGGEPEAIRSVLEVDLETRESIDLAGAKVYEMAGIYSPTLGIIGAVMGLMAVMQNLADPSKLGHGIAAAFVATIYGVALANLFMLPMAARLKGLIHKQTQMREILIEGLVSIAQGDNPRQIEARLQGYVA; the protein is encoded by the coding sequence ATGGATCTGGTAAGCATCATCGGCACCATTCTGGCCTTCGTGGTGATCATCGTCGGCACCGTTCTGAAGGGCTCCACCGTGGGTGCGCTGTGGAACGCGGCGGCGTTCGTGATCGTCTTTGCCGGCACGGCCGCGGCCCTGCTGGTGCAGACCCAGGGCAAGGTGCTCAAGCATGCGTTCAAGATGCTCTCGATGGTCTACCGGCCGCCCCAGCACAGGCCGAGCGACCTGATCAGCCGGATCGTCGGCTGGAGCGAGATCTCGCGCCGGCAGGGCCTGCTCGGGCTGGAGCCGCAGATCGAGGCGGAGGTCGACCCGTTCGTCAGCAAGGGTCTGCAACTGCTGGTCGACGGCGGCGAGCCGGAGGCGATCCGCAGCGTGCTGGAGGTGGACCTGGAAACCCGCGAGTCGATCGACCTGGCCGGCGCCAAGGTGTACGAGATGGCCGGCATCTACTCGCCCACGCTGGGCATCATCGGCGCCGTGATGGGGCTGATGGCGGTGATGCAGAACCTGGCCGATCCGAGCAAGCTCGGCCACGGCATCGCCGCCGCCTTCGTGGCCACCATCTACGGCGTGGCGCTGGCCAACCTGTTCATGCTGCCGATGGCGGCGCGGCTGAAGGGCCTGATCCACAAGCAGACGCAGATGCGCGAGATCCTGATCGAGGGCCTGGTGTCGATCGCCCAGGGCGACAACCCGCGGCAGATCGAAGCGCGCCTGCAAGGTTACGTGGCATGA
- a CDS encoding STAS domain-containing protein translates to MAGKRAAKQKDDGQQLVADGAAVVVLPADCRIAAQAALKAELLGVLEKGAIVVLDGSQVERADTAALQLLVLFRRELQARGGRLGWRGASEAINEAAGLLGLAQILELPAAGLA, encoded by the coding sequence ATGGCCGGCAAACGGGCGGCGAAGCAGAAAGATGACGGACAGCAGCTGGTGGCGGACGGCGCGGCCGTGGTGGTGCTTCCGGCGGATTGCCGCATCGCCGCCCAGGCCGCGCTGAAGGCGGAACTGCTGGGTGTGCTGGAGAAAGGCGCCATCGTGGTGCTGGACGGCAGCCAGGTGGAGCGTGCCGACACCGCGGCCCTGCAATTGCTGGTGCTGTTCCGGCGCGAACTTCAGGCGCGCGGCGGCAGGCTGGGCTGGCGCGGCGCAAGCGAGGCTATCAACGAGGCGGCAGGCCTGCTCGGCTTGGCACAAATACTGGAACTGCCGGCCGCAGGGCTGGCCTGA
- a CDS encoding chemotaxis protein CheA, translating into MSAVDLTQFHKTFFEESREGLDAMEAALLALDSGSTDHELVHTIFRAAHSIKGGAATFGFADVAAFTHVAESLLEEVRSERRAVDSGLIEVLLRSVDCMRAMLERSSLGQPVADAESEALRVELVQLVSGEIAAPAVAAASLVAPVSGWNIAFTALPHLLQTGNDPLRLFRELQQLGRLEVVRAFITDSAPAQLAELDPSQCHLGWELHLHGAVARGDVDAVFDWLDGDCELTIAPMVEPAAADAVPLTSDAPVPPAASASRPIRETATASSEGSSIRVGIDKVDALINMMGELVITQSMLSDIGEKFELSQLGRLRDGLVQLERATRELQESVMRIRMLPIASVFNRFPRLVHDLERKLDKRVRLELHGEHTELDKTVLEKIGDPLVHLVRNAIDHGLESPAQRKAAGKPETGTLKLNAYHEGGNIVVQISDDGAGLNHAAIVAKAQQRGLVAAGQELSDAEVAELIFQPGFSTAAQATDLSGRGVGMDVVRRNVRDLGGSVGVRSASGKGSTFTITLPLTLAIIDGLVTAVGHERYIVPLTSIVESLRLRADAVRKIAGGGEVFHFRDEYLPIMRLHRAFACSDAVTDIERGIVVVIEEDGRRVGLLVDDLLGQQQAVVKSLEAHYRRVQGISGATILSDGSVALIVDVGGVVRLGQHRKAA; encoded by the coding sequence ATGAGCGCGGTCGACCTGACTCAGTTCCACAAGACATTCTTCGAGGAGAGTCGGGAAGGGCTCGACGCGATGGAGGCCGCGCTGCTGGCGCTGGATTCGGGCTCGACCGACCACGAGCTGGTGCATACCATCTTTCGCGCCGCGCATTCCATCAAGGGCGGCGCGGCGACGTTCGGCTTCGCCGACGTGGCCGCGTTCACCCATGTCGCCGAATCGCTGCTGGAGGAAGTGCGCAGCGAGCGGCGCGCGGTGGACTCTGGATTGATCGAGGTGTTGCTGCGCTCGGTCGACTGCATGCGCGCGATGCTGGAGCGGTCGAGCCTGGGCCAGCCGGTGGCCGATGCCGAGAGCGAGGCGCTGCGCGTCGAGCTGGTGCAGCTGGTCAGCGGCGAGATTGCCGCGCCGGCAGTTGCTGCCGCGTCGCTGGTTGCACCGGTGAGCGGGTGGAACATTGCGTTCACCGCGTTACCGCACCTGCTGCAGACCGGCAACGATCCGCTGCGGCTGTTTCGCGAACTGCAGCAACTGGGTCGCCTGGAGGTCGTGCGCGCGTTCATCACCGACAGCGCGCCGGCGCAGCTGGCCGAACTCGACCCGAGCCAGTGCCACCTGGGCTGGGAGTTGCACCTGCATGGCGCCGTCGCGCGCGGCGACGTCGACGCGGTATTCGACTGGCTCGACGGCGATTGCGAACTGACTATCGCGCCGATGGTCGAGCCTGCCGCGGCCGACGCGGTGCCGCTGACTTCGGATGCTCCCGTGCCGCCCGCCGCATCCGCGTCGCGACCGATCCGCGAGACAGCCACCGCCTCCAGTGAAGGCAGCTCGATCCGCGTGGGCATCGACAAGGTCGATGCGCTGATCAACATGATGGGCGAACTGGTGATCACCCAGTCGATGCTCAGCGACATCGGCGAAAAATTCGAACTGTCCCAGCTGGGCCGGTTGCGCGACGGGCTGGTGCAGCTCGAACGCGCCACGCGCGAACTGCAGGAGAGCGTCATGCGCATCCGCATGCTGCCGATCGCCTCCGTGTTCAACCGCTTTCCGCGCCTGGTGCACGACCTGGAGCGCAAGCTCGACAAGCGGGTCAGGCTGGAGCTGCACGGCGAGCACACCGAGCTGGACAAGACGGTGCTGGAGAAAATCGGCGACCCGCTGGTGCATCTGGTGCGCAACGCGATCGACCACGGCCTGGAGTCGCCGGCGCAACGCAAGGCCGCCGGCAAACCCGAAACCGGCACGCTCAAGCTCAACGCGTACCACGAAGGCGGCAACATCGTGGTGCAGATCAGCGATGACGGCGCCGGGCTCAACCATGCCGCGATCGTGGCCAAGGCGCAGCAGCGCGGCCTGGTCGCCGCAGGGCAGGAGCTCAGCGACGCCGAGGTGGCCGAACTCATTTTCCAGCCGGGCTTTTCGACTGCCGCCCAGGCCACCGACCTTTCCGGCCGCGGCGTGGGCATGGACGTCGTGCGCCGCAACGTGCGCGATCTGGGCGGCAGCGTCGGCGTGCGCAGCGCGTCCGGCAAGGGCAGCACGTTCACGATCACCTTGCCGCTGACCCTGGCGATCATCGACGGCCTGGTCACGGCCGTGGGCCACGAACGTTACATCGTGCCGCTGACTTCGATCGTCGAGTCGCTGCGCCTGCGTGCCGATGCGGTGCGCAAGATCGCCGGCGGCGGCGAGGTGTTCCACTTCCGCGACGAATACCTGCCGATCATGCGGCTGCACCGCGCGTTCGCCTGCAGCGATGCGGTCACCGACATCGAACGCGGCATCGTGGTGGTGATCGAGGAAGACGGTCGGCGCGTGGGCCTGCTGGTCGACGACCTTCTCGGCCAGCAGCAGGCGGTCGTCAAGTCGCTGGAGGCGCATTACCGGCGCGTGCAGGGCATCTCCGGCGCGACCATCCTCAGCGACGGCTCGGTCGCGCTGATCGTCGATGTGGGCGGCGTGGTGCGGCTGGGGCAGCACAGAAAGGCAGCCTAA
- a CDS encoding chemotaxis protein CheW, producing MYEDKRAAAPPLQQLTFSLADEEYGVDILVVREIRSWSRVTRIPQTPDYVLGVLNLRGAIVPIMDLRLRFGLQRESYGDDTVVIIVAIAERLFGIVVDAVSDVVDIDPAAIKPVPDMGAVVDTRYLKGLATHVERMVMLLDVEKLMRPEDVETLDAALPAVQDVEVAA from the coding sequence ATGTACGAAGACAAACGGGCCGCGGCACCGCCGTTGCAGCAACTCACCTTCAGCCTGGCCGACGAAGAGTACGGCGTGGACATCCTGGTCGTACGCGAGATCCGCAGCTGGTCGCGCGTCACCCGCATTCCGCAGACGCCGGATTACGTGCTGGGCGTGCTGAACCTGCGTGGCGCGATCGTGCCGATCATGGATCTGCGCCTGCGCTTCGGCCTGCAGCGCGAAAGCTACGGCGACGACACCGTGGTGATCATCGTCGCCATCGCCGAGCGGCTGTTCGGCATCGTGGTGGATGCGGTATCCGACGTGGTCGACATCGACCCGGCGGCGATCAAGCCGGTGCCCGACATGGGCGCGGTAGTGGACACCCGCTATCTGAAAGGGCTTGCCACCCACGTCGAACGCATGGTGATGCTGCTGGACGTGGAAAAACTGATGCGTCCAGAGGACGTGGAAACACTGGACGCGGCCTTGCCGGCCGTCCAGGACGTTGAAGTCGCCGCCTGA
- a CDS encoding DUF2802 domain-containing protein: MWLEAGVGILLLLALAQSALLFHGWRQLRELQRQVAALSHDAIHAGTDVPTSMLVTALGRLERQVGRLEQQPPPTRQSYELAQQLAREGADVEQLVSRCGLSRDEARLVLQMHPANP; the protein is encoded by the coding sequence ATGTGGCTTGAGGCCGGCGTGGGCATCCTGCTGTTGCTGGCGCTGGCGCAGTCGGCGCTGCTGTTCCATGGCTGGCGGCAGTTGCGCGAGTTGCAACGGCAGGTTGCCGCACTGTCGCACGACGCCATCCATGCCGGTACCGACGTGCCGACTTCGATGCTGGTGACGGCGCTGGGACGGCTGGAGCGTCAGGTGGGCCGGCTCGAGCAGCAACCGCCGCCGACCCGGCAATCCTACGAACTGGCCCAGCAACTGGCGCGCGAAGGCGCCGACGTGGAACAACTGGTCAGCCGCTGCGGCTTGTCGCGCGACGAGGCGAGGCTGGTCCTGCAGATGCATCCGGCCAATCCCTGA
- a CDS encoding chemotaxis protein CheW: MNAAAAAPEARPRHWLSFRIGTQLYAAPLDNVSEVIRDGDLTPVPGAAPDLLGVRHLRGRIVPVMDGRCRLGLPALPAANPVTARVVMLSHAGQRVGLLVDAVGELLCSDGIDIAPPPPGRASRDDDPVSGVLAWQGGFVALLDVRRLCRVDDGSGHVA; this comes from the coding sequence ATGAATGCCGCCGCCGCCGCGCCCGAAGCACGCCCCCGGCACTGGCTGTCGTTCCGTATCGGGACGCAACTGTACGCGGCGCCGCTGGACAATGTCAGCGAAGTCATCCGCGATGGCGACCTCACGCCGGTGCCGGGTGCCGCCCCCGACCTGCTGGGCGTGCGGCATCTGCGCGGGCGCATCGTGCCGGTCATGGACGGCCGCTGCCGGCTGGGCCTGCCGGCGCTGCCGGCGGCGAATCCGGTCACGGCCCGCGTGGTGATGCTGTCGCACGCCGGCCAGCGGGTTGGCCTGCTGGTGGACGCGGTCGGCGAACTGCTGTGCAGCGACGGCATCGACATCGCGCCGCCGCCGCCGGGACGGGCCAGCCGCGACGACGACCCGGTCAGCGGCGTGCTGGCCTGGCAAGGTGGCTTCGTGGCCTTGCTCGATGTCCGCCGGCTGTGCCGGGTGGACGATGGGAGCGGCCATGTGGCTTGA
- a CDS encoding flagellar biosynthesis protein — protein sequence MNTPPPPRRVSLRLASGNHAQIKAMPPESLEVLLARAQALGLPLHHDPQIAALLASLRLRDDVPVLLYAAAASVLAAVYDAAEE from the coding sequence ATGAATACGCCCCCGCCTCCGCGTCGGGTCAGCCTGCGGCTGGCCAGCGGCAATCATGCGCAGATCAAGGCGATGCCGCCCGAGTCGCTGGAAGTCCTGCTGGCGCGCGCACAGGCACTGGGCCTGCCGCTGCATCACGATCCCCAGATCGCCGCCTTGCTGGCATCGCTGCGGTTGCGCGACGACGTGCCTGTGCTGCTCTACGCGGCTGCCGCCTCGGTGCTGGCCGCCGTCTACGACGCGGCCGAGGAGTGA
- a CDS encoding methyl-accepting chemotaxis protein, whose translation MKMKNLKAYLVRLTTLTVKMRLIGVLGLLCVMLLVGAWIGLGGMARANESARLIYQDELIPLTSINEVARGSLNSFISLSEAAFHKDDKAIVQQKLAEVAKAGVADAALLKKLGAGTMSPAVKKQWSAFESARGDVASSMTEITDALNQADDGANALLYSDVLPNVTIMSAEMNKLIAMQVDESRQQYESALSSYQRIRLMTFGALGAGMLLAVLMAFFLIRSIVGTLNRAVLVANAISQGQLGHHIVTHRKDELGRLLEAFRMMDDRLTLTVGEVRRGSDAVSTAAQQIAHGNDDLSQRTQEQASSLEETASSMEQMTSTVKQNAENASHANQLARGAREQAERGGEVAGRAIIAMSEINASSGKIADIVGLIQEIAFQTNLLALNAAVEAARAGEQGRGFAVVATEVRSLAQRSAGAAKEIKALINDSAEKVRSGSELVNQSGKALAEIVESVKKVTDIVAEIAAASQEQSAGIDQVNNAVMQMDEMTQQNAALVEEAAAAARAMHEQAGELTRQVGFFQLSDDGATSVASAAPTRAQTVAAEAEAVFAAVRNTAPAAIRPARAPVEPASATGVWKEF comes from the coding sequence ATGAAGATGAAGAATTTGAAGGCTTACCTGGTTCGGCTGACCACGCTGACCGTCAAGATGCGCCTGATCGGCGTGCTCGGCCTGTTGTGCGTGATGTTGCTGGTAGGCGCCTGGATCGGACTGGGTGGCATGGCCAGGGCGAACGAAAGTGCACGCCTGATCTACCAGGATGAATTGATTCCGCTGACCAGCATCAACGAGGTGGCGCGCGGATCGCTGAACAGTTTCATCTCGCTGAGCGAGGCGGCCTTCCACAAGGACGACAAGGCGATCGTCCAGCAGAAGCTCGCGGAGGTGGCCAAGGCTGGCGTGGCGGATGCGGCGCTGCTGAAGAAACTGGGTGCGGGCACGATGTCGCCGGCGGTCAAGAAGCAGTGGAGTGCGTTCGAGAGCGCCCGCGGCGACGTGGCCTCGTCGATGACCGAGATCACCGATGCGCTGAACCAGGCCGACGACGGCGCCAATGCGCTGCTTTACTCCGACGTGCTGCCGAACGTGACGATCATGAGCGCGGAGATGAACAAGCTCATCGCCATGCAGGTCGACGAAAGCCGGCAGCAGTACGAATCGGCCCTGAGCAGCTACCAGCGCATCCGCCTGATGACGTTCGGCGCGCTCGGCGCCGGCATGCTGCTGGCCGTGCTGATGGCGTTCTTCCTGATCCGCTCGATCGTCGGCACCCTCAACCGTGCGGTGCTGGTGGCGAACGCCATCTCGCAGGGCCAGTTGGGACACCACATCGTCACCCATCGCAAGGACGAACTGGGGCGCCTGCTGGAAGCGTTCCGGATGATGGACGACCGGCTCACCCTCACCGTCGGTGAAGTTCGACGCGGCTCCGATGCAGTCAGCACGGCAGCACAGCAGATTGCGCACGGCAACGACGATCTCAGCCAGCGCACCCAGGAGCAGGCCTCCAGCCTGGAGGAAACCGCCTCGTCGATGGAGCAGATGACCTCGACCGTCAAGCAGAATGCCGAGAACGCCAGCCACGCCAACCAGCTTGCCCGCGGTGCCCGCGAACAGGCCGAGCGCGGTGGCGAGGTGGCCGGCAGGGCGATCATCGCGATGAGCGAAATCAATGCGTCCAGCGGCAAGATCGCCGACATCGTGGGGCTGATCCAGGAGATCGCCTTCCAGACCAACCTGCTGGCGCTGAACGCGGCCGTGGAAGCGGCTCGTGCCGGCGAACAGGGCCGCGGCTTTGCCGTGGTGGCCACCGAGGTGCGCAGCCTGGCCCAGCGCAGTGCCGGCGCCGCGAAGGAGATCAAGGCGCTGATCAACGACAGCGCGGAAAAAGTGCGCAGCGGCTCGGAGCTGGTGAACCAGTCGGGCAAGGCGCTGGCGGAGATCGTCGAGAGCGTGAAAAAAGTCACCGACATCGTGGCCGAGATCGCTGCTGCCAGCCAGGAACAGTCCGCCGGCATCGATCAGGTCAACAACGCCGTGATGCAGATGGATGAGATGACCCAGCAGAATGCCGCGCTGGTCGAGGAGGCTGCGGCCGCCGCCCGCGCCATGCATGAACAGGCGGGTGAGCTGACCCGTCAGGTGGGCTTCTTCCAGCTCAGCGACGACGGCGCCACATCCGTTGCGTCAGCCGCGCCCACGCGGGCGCAGACCGTGGCGGCTGAGGCCGAGGCGGTGTTCGCCGCCGTGCGCAACACCGCGCCGGCAGCCATCCGCCCGGCGCGCGCGCCCGTCGAACCCGCCAGCGCAACCGGTGTGTGGAAGGAGTTCTGA
- a CDS encoding flagellar hook-length control protein FliK, translated as MIIQPTSLAALTWAGAASGTTAPSWRIGTVLSARPLGVNPQGLLVLQIGALTVEADVPGSQLPAQFQVRVLSLGAQPQLEVLSLPADPTFQRVLRERLPQQNGYAPLLATLGALAQRPVLRQLPPDLRTALALLEQSLRTPAEITRGEGLREAISRSGLFFESRLASPHANLVALAEDDWKGALLRLAGLLDRRATAPPAPGRSDAAPPLLQRGVQAQPRLPLPLAPADDGVDPLLDRLHGDVKAALARVEVAQLEASTQPLPAWMIEIPLQGEDGRDVLQLQLEFAADLADGTHGWTLGFALDLPALGPVQGELQLREPRLAVRLWAEQAETAQRMERQFGPLRQRLAACGILLDQLSCQVGLPQPQGRHSSVLLQATA; from the coding sequence TTGATCATCCAACCGACCAGCCTGGCCGCCCTCACCTGGGCCGGTGCCGCCTCCGGCACCACCGCGCCAAGCTGGCGCATCGGCACCGTGCTGTCGGCGCGGCCCCTGGGCGTGAACCCGCAAGGCCTGCTGGTCTTGCAGATCGGCGCCCTCACCGTGGAAGCGGACGTGCCTGGCAGCCAGTTGCCGGCGCAGTTCCAGGTCCGCGTATTGAGCCTGGGCGCGCAACCGCAACTGGAGGTGCTGTCGCTTCCCGCCGACCCGACATTCCAGCGCGTGCTGCGCGAGCGCCTGCCCCAGCAGAACGGCTATGCGCCCTTGCTGGCCACGCTGGGCGCGCTGGCCCAGCGGCCGGTATTGCGCCAGTTGCCGCCGGACCTGCGCACGGCGCTGGCCTTGCTCGAGCAGTCGCTGCGCACGCCCGCCGAGATCACCCGCGGCGAAGGTCTGCGCGAAGCCATCAGTCGCAGCGGCCTGTTCTTCGAATCCAGGCTGGCCAGTCCGCACGCCAATCTGGTGGCACTGGCCGAGGACGACTGGAAAGGTGCGCTGCTGCGCCTGGCCGGCTTGCTCGACCGGCGTGCCACGGCGCCGCCGGCGCCGGGCCGCAGCGACGCCGCGCCGCCGCTGCTGCAACGCGGCGTGCAGGCGCAGCCGCGCCTGCCGCTGCCGCTGGCGCCCGCCGACGACGGCGTGGATCCGCTGCTGGATCGCCTGCATGGCGACGTGAAAGCGGCGCTGGCGCGGGTGGAGGTGGCCCAACTGGAGGCCAGCACCCAGCCGCTGCCGGCGTGGATGATCGAGATTCCGCTGCAGGGAGAGGACGGGCGCGACGTACTGCAACTCCAGCTGGAGTTCGCCGCCGACCTCGCCGACGGCACCCACGGCTGGACGCTCGGCTTCGCACTGGATCTGCCTGCCCTGGGCCCGGTGCAGGGCGAGCTGCAATTGCGCGAGCCGCGGCTGGCGGTACGCCTGTGGGCCGAACAGGCGGAGACCGCACAGCGGATGGAGCGCCAGTTCGGTCCGCTGCGCCAGCGGCTCGCCGCCTGCGGCATCCTGCTCGACCAGTTGAGTTGCCAGGTCGGCTTGCCGCAGCCGCAGGGCCGGCACAGCTCCGTGCTGCTGCAGGCCACTGCATGA
- a CDS encoding response regulator codes for MAKILAVDDSVSMRGMVAFTLRGAGHEVAEAENGQLALDVARGSSFDLVLADVNMPVMDGIAMVRELRAMDAYKGVPILMLTTESHTEKKMEGKAAGATGWLVKPFDPEQLLATVKRVLG; via the coding sequence ATGGCAAAGATTCTTGCAGTAGACGATTCGGTTTCGATGCGCGGCATGGTGGCGTTCACCCTGCGCGGCGCCGGGCACGAGGTGGCCGAAGCCGAAAACGGGCAGTTGGCGCTGGACGTCGCGCGCGGCAGTTCGTTCGACCTGGTGCTGGCCGACGTCAACATGCCGGTGATGGACGGCATCGCGATGGTGCGCGAGTTGCGCGCGATGGATGCCTACAAGGGCGTGCCGATCCTGATGCTGACCACCGAGTCGCACACCGAGAAGAAGATGGAAGGCAAGGCGGCCGGCGCCACCGGCTGGCTGGTCAAGCCGTTCGATCCGGAGCAGCTGCTGGCCACCGTCAAGCGCGTGCTGGGTTAA